TGAGAGGCCGTTATATCCAGAAATGTCAACTCATCGGCACCCTCGGCGTCATAAAAAACGGCATTCTCCACAGGGTCCCCTGCGTCTCTGATATTTACAAAATTAACACCCTTTACAACACGCCCGTCTCTGACGTCAAGACATGGTATTATTCGTTTAGCAAGCATAGCTGTCTTTACTTAAGGGTTTTCAGAAACCCGATAGCCTCCTTTAAGTTAATAGCACCGTTATAGATAGCCTTGCCGGTTATTGCGCCATATATTATTCCGGTTTTAGCCAAATTTTCAATATCTTTTAAAGTTGAAATTCCTCCTGAGGCGATAACCGGTATTTTGACTTTTTCAGCAAGTGCTTTAGTGGCGGAGACGTTAGGGCCGGTAAGCATCCCATCCCTGACTATGTCTGTATAAATTATTCCGGCTGCACCGGCTGCAACAGCGTTTAAAGAAAGAGCCAGAGCGTCAACCTCTGTGACTTCTTCCCAGCCTTTTATCGCAACTTTCCCATCTTTTGCGTCTATTCCAACGAGGACTTTGCCTGGAAACTTTTCACATGCCTGCT
Above is a genomic segment from Nitrospirae bacterium YQR-1 containing:
- the hisA gene encoding 1-(5-phosphoribosyl)-5-[(5-phosphoribosylamino)methylideneamino]imidazole-4-carboxamide isomerase, producing MLLIPAIDLKDGFCVRLLQGKKNEVTQYSDNPVNTARRWVEDDAELIHVVDLDGAFTGDQKNIESIKKIRAAVDIPIEVGGGIRSIERISMLLSIGVDRIILGTVAVINPALLEQACEKFPGKVLVGIDAKDGKVAIKGWEEVTEVDALALSLNAVAAGAAGIIYTDIVRDGMLTGPNVSATKALAEKVKIPVIASGGISTLKDIENLAKTGIIYGAITGKAIYNGAINLKEAIGFLKTLK